Proteins from one Cherax quadricarinatus isolate ZL_2023a chromosome 65, ASM3850222v1, whole genome shotgun sequence genomic window:
- the LOC128700562 gene encoding small ribosomal subunit protein eS12, whose protein sequence is MSDVEGDVSVPVAVGGPMDLNTAVQEVLKQALMADGLARGLHEAVKALDKRQAHLCLLANNCDEPGYSKLIEALCQEHQIKLLKVDSNKMLGEWAGLCKIDREGKARKIVGCSCLVVTNYGKETQAHDVVNEYFKSKGQ, encoded by the exons AGACGTTAGTGTTCCCGTGGCGGTCGGTGGCCCCATGGACTTGAATACTGCAGTCCAAGAAGTGCTAAAGCAGGCTCTTATGGCTGATGGTCTTGCTCGTGGACTCCATGAAGCTGTAAAGGCTTTAGACAA GCGTCAGGCACATCTGTGCTTGTTAGCAAATAACTGTGATGAGCCTGGCTACTCGAAACTTATTGAGGCCCTCTGCCAAGAGCATCAGATCAAGCTCCTGAAGGTTGACTCAAACAAAATGCTGGGGGAATGGGCTGGTCTCTGCAAGATTGATCGTGAAGGGAAGGCTCGTAAGATTGTAGGCTGCTCGTGTCTTGTTGTCACT AACTATGGTAAGGAGACCCAGGCTCATGATGTTGTCAATGAGTATTTCAAGAGCAAGGGACAGTAA